A region from the Desulfobotulus mexicanus genome encodes:
- a CDS encoding FeoA domain-containing protein: protein MLFSLDQAPCNRPLILSEINDAILSDRLARMGIYAGDSLMRLDEEVHLVPVRIHGPRGHVVLAGGMAAKVIVHHDDGHKTPVLEMLPGETGHVEGLVCGSSLAEGLEILGIRENDNLRMEHRVPPMNYHIRMGNDHFKLTEGMATKIWGEMEGRELQFAMAGRGKPFLVKQLIGGSRALSMLDGFSIAPGKTLFLEAVTPAQPIGHGGRNQVVVGMKTGLRLYLRPDQALRIRVILNQEASDAS, encoded by the coding sequence ATGCTCTTCAGTCTTGATCAGGCCCCCTGTAACAGGCCCCTGATCCTGTCCGAAATTAACGATGCCATACTCAGCGACCGTCTTGCCCGCATGGGAATCTATGCAGGAGATTCCCTGATGCGTCTGGATGAGGAAGTTCACCTTGTTCCGGTACGGATACACGGCCCCAGAGGTCATGTGGTACTGGCAGGAGGCATGGCTGCCAAGGTGATTGTTCACCATGATGACGGTCATAAAACCCCTGTTCTGGAAATGCTTCCCGGAGAAACGGGCCATGTGGAGGGCCTTGTATGCGGCAGCTCTCTGGCAGAAGGGCTTGAAATTCTGGGAATAAGGGAAAATGACAACCTGCGCATGGAACACAGGGTACCACCCATGAATTATCATATCCGCATGGGCAATGATCATTTTAAACTCACAGAAGGTATGGCCACCAAAATATGGGGCGAAATGGAAGGCCGGGAGCTGCAGTTTGCCATGGCAGGAAGGGGCAAACCCTTTCTCGTAAAACAGCTCATTGGTGGCAGCAGGGCTTTATCCATGCTGGACGGATTTTCCATTGCACCGGGAAAAACCCTTTTCCTTGAAGCCGTAACCCCGGCCCAGCCCATAGGCCATGGTGGACGAAATCAGGTGGTGGTGGGGATGAAAACAGGTCTGCGCCTTTATCTCAGGCCGGATCAGGCCCTAAGAATCCGGGTGATCCTGAACCAGGAAGCATCAGATGCTTCATAG
- a CDS encoding GIY-YIG nuclease family protein, translated as MDADPDGRMICELSNWNGKAYRIPRGKVKDCSDRQDLKGTSVYLLFGRAESSTSKPKAYIGEAENAYSRLVQHVSEKEFWNESVVFISKDENLNKAHIKYLESRLYEIATSAGRYDIQNGNTPTRSSISESDQAEMEEFIEYIKILINTMGFKVFEPLIKTESNSQEPDEFFFVKGARGADGRGKRTSDGFVVFSGSKVAIDTVPSFPKGFNALRDELIDNEIIVKEGADLVLASDYLFSSPSAAAAVIMGRSANGLIEWKNSKGKELKSVEETEISKANKSMQLIADASAD; from the coding sequence ATGGATGCTGATCCTGATGGAAGGATGATTTGTGAGCTATCGAACTGGAACGGAAAAGCATATCGAATACCACGTGGAAAGGTTAAAGATTGCTCAGACAGACAAGATTTAAAAGGAACTTCTGTTTATCTCTTGTTTGGTCGCGCTGAATCCTCCACTTCAAAGCCAAAAGCTTATATAGGCGAAGCTGAAAATGCCTATTCTCGTCTCGTTCAGCATGTGTCTGAAAAGGAATTCTGGAATGAGTCCGTTGTATTTATAAGCAAAGATGAAAATCTCAATAAAGCTCACATCAAGTATCTGGAATCCCGTCTTTATGAAATTGCCACTTCTGCAGGAAGGTACGATATTCAAAACGGAAATACTCCGACACGAAGTTCTATTTCTGAGTCCGATCAGGCAGAAATGGAAGAGTTTATTGAGTATATAAAAATTCTAATTAACACAATGGGTTTCAAAGTCTTTGAGCCACTAATTAAAACTGAATCGAACTCTCAGGAGCCTGATGAGTTTTTCTTCGTGAAGGGTGCCAGAGGTGCAGATGGTCGCGGGAAAAGAACATCGGATGGATTTGTTGTATTTTCTGGTTCCAAAGTAGCTATTGATACAGTTCCGTCATTTCCAAAGGGTTTCAATGCTCTTAGGGACGAGCTAATTGACAATGAAATTATTGTCAAAGAAGGTGCGGATTTGGTCTTGGCATCTGATTATCTTTTTAGCAGTCCATCGGCGGCAGCCGCTGTAATCATGGGGCGGAGTGCAAATGGGTTGATTGAATGGAAGAACTCCAAAGGCAAAGAACTGAAATCTGTTGAAGAGACTGAAATATCAAAAGCTAACAAGTCAATGCAGCTGATCGCTGACGCGTCGGCAGATTGA
- the msrB gene encoding peptide-methionine (R)-S-oxide reductase MsrB — protein MNPYNKSDTAIAALTPEQFRVTQQNGTEKPGSGEHLDNTEPGIYVDIVSGEPLFASSDKFESGCGWPSFTKPIEPAYIHELKDVSHGMVRTEVRSVHGDSHLGHVFPDGPRDRGGLRYCINSASLRFIHRNDMEAAGYGDYLNQVEDRS, from the coding sequence ATGAATCCTTATAATAAATCCGACACTGCCATCGCCGCCCTGACTCCGGAACAGTTCCGTGTGACCCAGCAAAACGGCACCGAGAAACCAGGATCGGGCGAGCACCTTGATAATACCGAGCCGGGCATCTATGTGGATATCGTTTCGGGCGAACCACTGTTTGCGTCATCAGACAAGTTTGAGTCGGGTTGCGGTTGGCCAAGCTTTACCAAACCCATCGAGCCTGCCTATATTCATGAGCTGAAGGATGTCAGCCATGGCATGGTGCGAACCGAAGTTCGCTCGGTTCATGGCGACAGCCACCTGGGGCACGTGTTTCCCGACGGCCCCAGGGATCGAGGTGGTCTGCGTTATTGCATCAATTCTGCTTCGCTGCGCTTCATCCATCGCAATGACATGGAAGCAGCGGGCTATGGGGACTACCTCAATCAGGTGGAGGACAGGTCATGA
- the msrA gene encoding peptide-methionine (S)-S-oxide reductase MsrA — protein MTQERAVLAGGCFWGMQDLIRKLPGIEATRVGYTGGDVPNATYRNHGTHAEALEILFDPEKISYRRILEFFFQIHDPTTTHRQGNDRGPSYRSAIYYLNETQKKVALDTIMDVNASGLWPGKVVTELEPAGDFWEAEPEHQDYLEHYPNGYTCHYPRPDWVLPKRERE, from the coding sequence ATGACACAGGAACGCGCTGTTCTGGCGGGTGGCTGTTTTTGGGGGATGCAGGATCTGATTCGCAAGTTGCCGGGGATTGAGGCCACCCGGGTGGGTTACACCGGCGGTGATGTTCCCAACGCCACCTACCGCAACCACGGCACCCACGCCGAGGCCCTTGAAATTCTTTTCGATCCGGAGAAAATTTCCTATCGCCGCATTCTGGAATTCTTTTTCCAGATACACGATCCCACAACCACTCACCGACAGGGTAATGACCGGGGACCGTCCTACCGCTCGGCAATTTACTATCTTAACGAGACGCAGAAGAAAGTTGCCCTTGACACCATCATGGATGTGAATGCCTCGGGATTATGGCCGGGCAAGGTGGTAACGGAACTCGAACCTGCAGGGGATTTCTGGGAAGCAGAGCCCGAGCATCAGGATTATCTTGAGCACTATCCCAACGGCTACACCTGCCATTACCCACGTCCGGACTGGGTACTGCCAAAGCGCGAACGTGAGTAA
- a CDS encoding universal stress protein, translating to MYQSIKKILYATDLSETARDAMRYAVSLTGRYGAEMTSLHVVPDIYEEMTLSTGIDMDLYFGIDRWRSLTDERLASAKEAVLERIRETCGELKEEVGDCLASCENVLVKVGHPVKTIIDTAMEGGYDLVVMGTRGHSKFEDLLLGSTANGVIRRCPVPVMVVRLEAPKGS from the coding sequence ATGTACCAGTCCATAAAAAAAATTCTTTACGCCACAGACCTTTCTGAAACCGCAAGGGATGCCATGCGCTATGCCGTCAGTCTTACGGGCCGCTATGGGGCAGAGATGACAAGTCTCCATGTGGTGCCGGATATTTATGAGGAAATGACCCTGTCAACGGGCATTGACATGGATCTTTATTTTGGGATAGACCGATGGCGCTCCCTTACGGATGAGCGCCTTGCCAGTGCCAAGGAAGCCGTGCTGGAGCGCATCAGGGAAACCTGTGGGGAACTGAAGGAAGAAGTAGGTGACTGCCTTGCATCCTGTGAGAATGTCCTGGTCAAGGTGGGCCACCCAGTAAAAACCATCATTGATACTGCAATGGAAGGCGGCTATGATCTCGTGGTGATGGGAACCCGGGGACACAGCAAATTTGAGGATCTGCTTCTGGGCAGTACGGCCAATGGGGTTATCCGCCGCTGTCCCGTACCTGTCATGGTGGTACGCCTGGAAGCGCCGAAAGGCAGCTGA
- a CDS encoding type II toxin-antitoxin system Phd/YefM family antitoxin, with product MIILSATEARSNLYRLIDQASTSHEPVIITGKRGNAVLLSEEDWKAIQETLFLLNIPNMRESILEGLETPIGDCNEELDW from the coding sequence ATGATAATATTATCAGCAACAGAAGCCCGTTCAAATCTTTACAGGCTTATTGATCAGGCATCGACATCCCATGAGCCTGTCATTATTACAGGCAAAAGAGGAAACGCTGTGCTTCTCTCAGAAGAAGACTGGAAAGCAATTCAAGAGACCCTGTTTCTTCTGAACATTCCAAATATGCGTGAATCCATTCTGGAAGGGCTTGAAACTCCAATAGGCGATTGTAATGAGGAACTTGACTGGTGA
- a CDS encoding ABC transporter ATP-binding protein: MNAIEVSKLCHRYKGKSVYEDLSFSVPRGSVCGLLGKNGQGKTTLVNILMGFLKPVSGRCLVLGENSHSLSPSLRKRVGLLHEGHQAYEFMTIAQTEKFFSRWYPDWNRDIFYDLVNRMGLSHRHRVGQMSCGQRSQVVLGVIMAQNPDLLILDDYSMGLDAGYRRLFLDVLHDFVASGDKTVFVTSHIVQDLEQLVDTLLFLDQGRITKTPLKDFMTSFKKFTFTAEDGQVLQKDTVITGLEQRGNRITLYTYAEMDDLTSHLAGLGIRLKDLQQSPMSLEDGFIGLMGKY, from the coding sequence ATGAACGCCATAGAAGTAAGTAAGCTCTGCCACCGGTACAAGGGGAAAAGCGTTTATGAAGATCTCAGCTTTTCCGTTCCCAGAGGCTCCGTATGCGGGCTTCTTGGTAAAAATGGTCAGGGCAAGACAACCCTTGTGAACATCCTGATGGGCTTTCTCAAACCCGTATCAGGCCGCTGTCTGGTTCTTGGAGAAAACTCCCACAGCCTTTCTCCTTCCTTAAGAAAACGGGTGGGCCTTCTCCATGAAGGACATCAGGCCTATGAATTCATGACCATCGCCCAGACGGAAAAGTTCTTTTCACGGTGGTATCCGGACTGGAACCGGGACATCTTCTATGACCTTGTGAACCGGATGGGGCTTTCGCACCGCCATAGGGTCGGTCAGATGTCCTGTGGTCAGCGTTCACAGGTGGTGCTGGGTGTAATCATGGCCCAGAATCCCGACCTTTTAATCCTTGATGATTACAGTATGGGTCTGGATGCGGGCTACCGCCGCCTCTTTCTGGATGTTCTCCATGATTTTGTGGCTTCCGGAGACAAAACCGTTTTTGTGACCAGCCATATTGTTCAGGATCTGGAGCAGCTGGTGGACACCCTTCTCTTTCTGGATCAGGGCCGCATCACCAAAACCCCCTTAAAAGACTTCATGACTTCCTTTAAAAAATTCACCTTCACCGCTGAAGATGGGCAGGTCCTCCAAAAAGATACTGTCATCACCGGCCTTGAGCAGCGCGGAAACCGGATCACTCTCTACACCTATGCGGAGATGGACGATCTGACAAGCCACCTTGCGGGGCTTGGCATCCGTCTTAAAGATCTTCAACAAAGCCCCATGAGCCTTGAAGACGGCTTCATCGGACTGATGGGAAAATACTGA
- a CDS encoding YfaZ family outer membrane protein: MKRFGICILLMMILAWVPAHAGMGVGLYVNQSTVAGSLMVDMDTGNGFMVVGGEGLYKDDDYKMAAATLAVKNDQFMPGIRYIVGFKGYYIDADYKRSRWNSTATGLAFLFGMGYELDAAINPLPIPVSIDGQLMASPKPLTWQDGDYYWEARGGLGFHVLKNATIRVDLRKIYASFEDKGYKWSKDDYNLLIGYEIRF; this comes from the coding sequence ATGAAACGCTTTGGGATCTGTATTTTACTGATGATGATTCTGGCATGGGTACCTGCCCATGCCGGAATGGGGGTTGGCCTCTATGTGAACCAGTCTACTGTGGCAGGATCGCTGATGGTGGATATGGATACTGGAAACGGGTTTATGGTTGTGGGCGGAGAAGGTCTTTATAAGGATGATGATTATAAAATGGCGGCTGCTACCCTTGCCGTAAAAAATGATCAGTTCATGCCTGGCATCAGGTATATTGTTGGTTTCAAAGGATATTATATTGATGCTGACTATAAAAGATCCAGGTGGAACAGTACAGCAACAGGGCTTGCCTTTCTTTTTGGCATGGGATACGAGCTGGATGCAGCCATCAACCCTCTGCCCATTCCCGTAAGTATTGATGGACAGCTCATGGCCTCTCCCAAACCTCTGACCTGGCAGGACGGAGATTATTACTGGGAAGCCAGAGGCGGTCTTGGCTTCCACGTCCTTAAAAATGCCACCATCCGTGTGGATCTCCGGAAAATTTACGCAAGCTTTGAAGACAAGGGATACAAGTGGAGCAAGGATGATTATAACCTTCTTATTGGTTATGAAATCCGTTTCTGA
- a CDS encoding radical SAM protein yields the protein MAGKKTYKGKKGNESPYVPGLVANAAGEIFDLEGYAALGMCGESLLPLREKDMVPLPHGSETMLLPDRMPLLWNIRKKRVEVMDENPWEPGQPLFPVAAFNSPGYVITHLPAYRERQNARILPLFAYGAVGWSKKGFASAVFQVDREDRQDLRCMPVEKVQEGVLSIRSLLPKNRLLLHIKNCALIYGCPAAKNFFLGRYEAPLPTSRSCNARCLGCISLQDNPELQSCQNRIAFTPSPREIAEIALLHIERVPDAVVSFGQGCEGDPLLAAQVIEPALRLIREKTDRGTLNMNTNASLPVVLDRLFEAGLDSMRVSMNSGREAVYNAYFQPKGYTFSDVLKSVDVAEKRGAHVALNYLNVPGVSDGAEEAAAMEHFLKEHAVHLIQWRNLNFDPLRYYRLVKDAASPGPAMGMVSLIRYFQKTFPEMKHGYFNPPVSKFAKVSSKK from the coding sequence ATGGCTGGAAAAAAAACTTATAAAGGAAAAAAAGGAAACGAATCCCCTTATGTGCCGGGGCTTGTGGCCAATGCCGCAGGTGAAATTTTTGATCTTGAAGGCTATGCTGCCCTTGGCATGTGTGGTGAAAGTCTGCTGCCCCTAAGGGAAAAGGACATGGTTCCCCTGCCCCATGGCAGTGAAACCATGCTGCTGCCGGATCGTATGCCCCTTCTGTGGAATATCAGAAAAAAGCGGGTGGAAGTTATGGACGAAAACCCATGGGAGCCGGGTCAGCCCCTCTTTCCTGTGGCAGCCTTTAATTCTCCGGGCTATGTCATCACCCATCTTCCGGCCTACAGGGAGCGGCAAAACGCAAGGATTCTGCCTCTTTTTGCCTATGGAGCCGTGGGCTGGTCCAAAAAAGGTTTTGCCTCAGCCGTGTTTCAGGTGGACAGGGAAGACCGGCAGGATCTGCGCTGCATGCCCGTGGAAAAGGTGCAGGAAGGGGTTCTCAGCATCCGGTCCCTTCTGCCAAAAAACCGGTTGCTCCTGCACATTAAAAACTGTGCCCTGATCTATGGCTGCCCTGCGGCAAAAAACTTTTTTCTGGGCCGATATGAAGCCCCCCTGCCCACCTCCCGCAGTTGTAATGCCCGTTGCCTTGGCTGCATCTCCCTTCAGGACAACCCCGAGCTTCAGAGCTGCCAGAACCGCATTGCCTTTACCCCAAGCCCAAGGGAGATAGCAGAAATAGCCCTTCTTCACATAGAAAGGGTGCCGGATGCGGTGGTGAGTTTCGGGCAGGGCTGTGAGGGTGACCCTCTTCTGGCGGCCCAGGTCATTGAACCTGCCCTGCGGCTGATTCGGGAAAAAACGGACAGGGGCACCCTGAACATGAATACCAATGCCAGTCTTCCCGTAGTACTGGATCGGCTTTTTGAGGCAGGTCTGGATTCCATGCGGGTCAGTATGAACAGCGGAAGGGAAGCTGTTTACAATGCCTATTTCCAGCCAAAGGGCTATACCTTTTCCGATGTGCTGAAAAGTGTGGATGTGGCTGAAAAACGGGGAGCCCATGTGGCCCTCAATTACCTCAATGTCCCCGGTGTCAGTGACGGTGCCGAAGAAGCGGCTGCCATGGAACATTTTTTAAAAGAGCACGCAGTTCATCTGATCCAGTGGCGCAACCTCAACTTTGATCCCCTGCGCTATTACAGGCTGGTGAAAGATGCGGCATCACCGGGTCCGGCCATGGGAATGGTTTCTCTCATCCGCTATTTTCAAAAAACTTTTCCTGAAATGAAGCACGGGTATTTCAATCCTCCGGTTTCAAAATTTGCCAAAGTATCTTCAAAAAAATAA
- a CDS encoding 4'-phosphopantetheinyl transferase family protein, with amino-acid sequence MNPVNFWQPRPLSLRASSFPFRLESIPVALHLVCIPDTVAALFSEEGEWTAWRTRKKLFVPEVAFPEGFSESEKARFHGFAAAKRQMEWLCGRMAVKKLVQAFLCPDRPMASIGVENTEKGVPFLPDFPGYALSISHGGDYAVAGIVLEKGGTLGLDLEPDRKRDTEALRRMAFSEEEWAFLSGKPEREILRHWTLKEAGLKLVGQGFHLPLKKLEILPEGMRVHGKDVSGVSCWTADIEGGHLLSLLYGKDELTGFQLYSASVKI; translated from the coding sequence ATGAACCCTGTAAATTTCTGGCAGCCCCGTCCCCTGAGCCTTCGGGCATCTTCTTTTCCCTTTCGCTTAGAGAGTATTCCCGTGGCTCTGCATCTGGTATGCATTCCGGATACAGTAGCAGCACTTTTTTCCGAAGAAGGGGAGTGGACTGCGTGGAGAACCCGGAAAAAACTTTTTGTTCCGGAAGTAGCTTTTCCTGAAGGTTTTTCAGAATCAGAAAAAGCCCGTTTCCATGGCTTTGCCGCTGCCAAAAGGCAGATGGAGTGGCTTTGTGGCCGCATGGCCGTCAAAAAACTCGTACAGGCTTTTTTATGTCCGGACAGACCTATGGCATCCATCGGGGTCGAGAATACGGAAAAAGGCGTTCCTTTTCTTCCGGATTTTCCCGGATATGCCCTTTCCATCAGCCATGGCGGCGATTATGCAGTAGCTGGTATTGTCCTTGAAAAAGGGGGGACGCTGGGTCTGGATCTGGAGCCGGACAGAAAGCGGGACACAGAAGCTTTAAGGCGTATGGCTTTTTCCGAAGAAGAATGGGCCTTTCTTTCCGGAAAGCCCGAAAGGGAGATTCTCCGTCACTGGACTTTAAAGGAGGCGGGACTGAAGCTTGTGGGGCAGGGCTTTCATCTGCCCCTGAAAAAGCTTGAAATTCTGCCAGAAGGGATGCGGGTGCACGGAAAGGATGTTTCTGGTGTGTCCTGCTGGACAGCGGATATCGAAGGGGGCCACCTTCTGAGTCTTCTGTACGGGAAGGATGAATTGACAGGATTTCAGCTTTATTCAGCCTCAGTCAAAATTTAA
- a CDS encoding HAD family hydrolase, whose amino-acid sequence MKKTGFKTIFFDNDGVLVDTEKCYFEANQLALKDYGITMSLEDFQKYFLRSSKGIYAILGDVSQAAFEVFRKKRKQYHMELLAEKPIAIPGVDRILPLLAEHFRIGVVTSSEKEPFERIHRRTGFAPYFDFVICREDVEFSKPHPEPYLKALTFADCKPEYCLVIEDAERGLRAALAAGLCCWVIPGPMACGGSFTGAERVLGSLEEAAFLLL is encoded by the coding sequence ATGAAGAAAACAGGATTTAAAACGATTTTCTTTGATAACGACGGCGTGCTTGTGGATACGGAAAAATGCTATTTTGAGGCCAATCAGCTGGCCCTGAAAGATTACGGTATCACCATGAGCCTTGAGGATTTTCAGAAATATTTCCTGCGCTCCTCTAAGGGGATTTATGCCATTCTTGGCGATGTATCGCAGGCAGCTTTTGAAGTCTTCAGAAAAAAAAGAAAGCAGTACCATATGGAACTGCTTGCGGAAAAACCCATTGCCATACCCGGCGTGGACCGTATACTGCCTCTTCTGGCGGAGCATTTCCGCATAGGAGTTGTAACCAGCTCGGAAAAGGAACCCTTTGAGCGGATTCACAGGCGTACGGGCTTTGCCCCGTATTTTGATTTTGTTATCTGCAGGGAAGATGTGGAATTTTCCAAGCCCCACCCGGAACCCTACCTCAAGGCACTTACCTTTGCGGATTGTAAACCGGAATACTGCCTTGTCATTGAAGATGCCGAAAGGGGATTGCGGGCGGCCCTGGCTGCAGGTCTCTGCTGCTGGGTGATTCCCGGCCCCATGGCCTGTGGCGGATCTTTTACCGGTGCGGAGCGTGTTCTTGGCAGTCTGGAAGAAGCTGCTTTCCTGCTGCTATGA
- a CDS encoding DUF4857 domain-containing protein, which produces MILNRFSRWATRILAVIAIFFTLPALFDKIWTQKSEAPLVFFSPVQKDFVYQKSLGGHQFMYADEGGRVFDRGAFEDLLPFVYFRNYELRNEGPLTLGGQIFDRETIRSQRQSFEIKARDLKGRRPQIDLYPLFNNDPGIAMIPFPEDVFRFTENGMEFINADTNRKDEALSKSFTESLKEKGFAFPATLISGNPTNLKPFDEGYFVKDSQGGVFHIRRVMDQPDIRKTTIPADMGILDIAVSENQRREFYGILMTEKGELFLIAWDSYALIPLPFDGFDPRRMDVKLLVNPLYRTLILTGEDRVHATVMDTEYQPLKSFTLPFSQTGSEMAGNAKDFLFPFTLSLESPWQNQASLQLQKGSLWSFGGIVLAMILYLIFLRRKGPFHRHGGEFGFLMLTGLFGLLPLLFVREN; this is translated from the coding sequence ATGATACTGAACCGCTTCTCTAGGTGGGCCACCCGCATACTCGCAGTGATTGCCATTTTTTTTACCCTGCCCGCCCTTTTTGATAAAATCTGGACCCAAAAGAGTGAAGCCCCCCTTGTCTTTTTCAGTCCTGTGCAGAAGGATTTTGTCTATCAGAAGTCCCTCGGCGGCCATCAATTCATGTATGCGGATGAAGGGGGCAGGGTATTTGACCGTGGGGCCTTTGAGGATCTCCTGCCCTTTGTCTATTTCCGCAATTACGAGCTGAGAAACGAAGGCCCCCTTACGCTTGGGGGACAGATTTTTGACCGGGAAACCATCCGCAGTCAGCGTCAGTCCTTTGAGATCAAAGCCAGAGATTTGAAGGGCAGACGGCCGCAGATTGACCTTTATCCCCTCTTCAATAACGATCCCGGCATTGCCATGATCCCCTTTCCCGAAGATGTCTTCCGATTCACGGAAAACGGCATGGAGTTTATCAATGCCGACACTAACCGCAAAGATGAGGCCCTTTCAAAGTCTTTTACGGAAAGCCTGAAGGAAAAGGGCTTTGCCTTCCCCGCCACCCTCATCAGCGGCAATCCCACCAACCTCAAGCCCTTTGATGAGGGATATTTTGTGAAGGACAGCCAAGGCGGGGTTTTTCATATCCGCAGGGTAATGGATCAGCCGGATATCCGGAAAACGACCATTCCGGCGGACATGGGGATTCTTGATATTGCGGTATCGGAAAACCAGAGGCGGGAATTCTACGGTATTCTCATGACAGAAAAGGGAGAACTTTTTCTCATTGCCTGGGACAGTTATGCACTGATTCCCCTGCCCTTCGATGGCTTTGACCCTCGGCGCATGGATGTGAAGCTTCTCGTCAATCCCCTTTACCGCACCCTGATCCTCACGGGAGAAGACAGGGTGCATGCCACTGTCATGGATACGGAGTATCAGCCCCTGAAATCCTTCACCCTGCCCTTTTCCCAGACGGGTTCAGAGATGGCCGGGAATGCTAAAGATTTTCTTTTTCCCTTCACCTTAAGCCTTGAAAGCCCCTGGCAGAATCAGGCCAGCTTGCAGCTTCAAAAGGGCAGCCTCTGGTCTTTTGGGGGGATTGTCCTTGCAATGATTCTTTATCTCATTTTTTTAAGAAGAAAAGGGCCTTTCCACCGCCATGGGGGGGAGTTCGGCTTTCTCATGCTTACGGGGCTTTTCGGGCTGCTGCCCCTGCTTTTTGTAAGGGAAAACTGA
- a CDS encoding Txe/YoeB family addiction module toxin: MSWKVVFTKQAQKDAKKISSSGLKSKAEDILGVLKQNPYQTPPPYEKLVGDLSGACSRRLNIQHRIVYQILNDEKTVKVIRMWTHYE, translated from the coding sequence GTGAGCTGGAAGGTTGTCTTTACAAAACAAGCTCAGAAGGATGCTAAAAAAATCTCCTCATCTGGCCTGAAATCAAAGGCAGAAGATATCCTTGGGGTATTGAAACAAAATCCCTATCAAACGCCACCGCCTTACGAAAAACTTGTAGGTGATTTATCCGGTGCCTGTTCACGAAGACTGAACATACAACACAGAATTGTTTACCAAATCCTCAATGATGAAAAAACAGTCAAAGTCATTCGAATGTGGACCCACTACGAATAA